A genomic window from Erpetoichthys calabaricus chromosome 17, fErpCal1.3, whole genome shotgun sequence includes:
- the nmba gene encoding neuromedin Ba: MTEVIMNRVCQLWILTGLLFCCVSLTASVSLDLTELRNKVAKIKVNPRGNLWATGHFMGKKSVLDNPMMEDESLGAALQPDLSEQELRELITEEVLKVALQAQLQDTRGKEDFSDKDTGILLKVLESYIQNTRK, encoded by the exons ATGACCGAAGTTATTATGAACCGGGTCTGCCAGCTTTGGATCCTTACCGGTCTGCTATTTTGCTGCGTGTCGCTGACAGCTTCAGTGAGCTTAGATCTCACTGAACTTAGAAATAAAGTCGCGAAAATAAAAGTTAACCCTAGAGGGAATCTTTGGGCGACAG GTCACTTTATGGGTAAAAAGAGTGTACTTGACAACCCAATGATGGAGGACGAGTCTTTGGGTGCAGCGCTCCAGCCTGATCTCAGCGAGCAGGAGTTACGGGAGCTGATCACAGAGGAGGTGCTGAAAGTGGCGCTTCAGGCTCAACTGCAGGACACGAGAGGGAAAGAGGACTTCAGCGACAAG GATACAGGGATTTTGTTGAAGGTATTGGAAAGCTATATACAAAACACCAGAAAGTGA